From Aegilops tauschii subsp. strangulata cultivar AL8/78 chromosome 5, Aet v6.0, whole genome shotgun sequence:
TCACCCCGGTCGCTCGCAAGAGCGACACGGGAGAGGAGGGGAGAGGGATTATATCCCGTGATGCCCTGTACGTTTTGAGGGGAAATGGGTACTTGGATTTGGATAGATGAAACAATCAAGCACCTTTTCAATCACGAACAGAGAAACTGAAACACTAACCATTACTGATAAAAAAAACCTAACCATTACATACGTAATACAAAATGAATATATGGAGAAAAAAATGGAGAAATTAATCAATTCGGCTGCTGCACACGGATTAATTGCTTGTTCATCATCACAATACAATTAGCAAGACACCTTTTGTGCCATGACAATGACATACATCAAAGCTAAGCAAGACTAGTACATCATCTCTTGGATCATCTCCTGGATGCAGGTTTCGGAGTTCTTCATCACGCACTCGGCCCTCACGTGGTGAAAGGATCCACTCTCCTAGACTAGTACAGTCGTGTCGTCGCACAAGCCGAGCAGCTCATCTAACGTGCACCGGAAGGCCTCGTCTTCATCATCTGCAGCACTAGTGCCTTCTTGGACTTCGCCGTCGAGTTTGCCGGGCAAGAACCCCTGCGCCACCACAGCGTCATGGAGCACGGGAAAATCTTGAAGCATGTCGTCGGTGAAGAACCCGCCTGGATCCACGCTTCCGTCGTCCACAGCTCCGGGCGGCAAGAACGTCTCGCCTTCGTCGGACATGAACCAGCGCCCATACTCGTGAAGCATCCCGGGTTGTTGGACGATCGGCGGTTCCTGGCGGCGTGGGGTTTGGGGACGTGGAGCATCCGGGTGCTGGACGTcggcggccttccttttcctgGAACCGGGAGCATTGATTACCTCGTGGTATGTGGTCTCGCTCCTGTGACGAGACACGCAGACCTTGCAGAGCACCAAGCCGTCTTGCTTGTCATCGCTGTACTCGTTCATGCACCAGCCGATCCTGATCCTCTCTTTCTCTCCCGGCAACTTCTTGACGTAGCTGAGGTTTCGTCTATGGCCTACGAGTTTACCTTGGTTGTCTAGCACGGGTA
This genomic window contains:
- the LOC141022721 gene encoding uncharacterized protein, which encodes MADGKLDPPAGYAFDPAEHELITKFLRPRIADAFFASRLIHEFDAYSAAPGDLVEMYQHAQGTDKGDGKGGVWYFFTPARRHQTKGGRGGGRRQRGVADAGEGYYWHSEKGGIPVLDNQGKLVGHRRNLSYVKKLPGEKERIRIGWCMNEYSDDKQDGLVLCKVCVSRHRSETTYHEVINAPGSRKRKAADVQHPDAPRPQTPRRQEPPIVQQPGMLHEYGRWFMSDEGETFLPPGAVDDGSVDPGGFFTDDMLQDFPVLHDAVVAQGFLPGKLDGEVQEGTSAADDEDEAFRCTLDELLGLCDDTTVLV